One Arthrobacter sp. StoSoilB20 DNA segment encodes these proteins:
- a CDS encoding enoyl-CoA hydratase/isomerase family protein → MALNPEDFTTLLLEDREDRLTVLLNRPEVRNAIDQTMVDELHQVCAELERNPKVLIIAGTDGVFASGADIGQLRERRRDDALQGINSTIFVRIAKLPMPVIAALDGYCLGGGAELAYAADFRIGTPSVRIGNPETGLGILAAAGASWRLKELVGEPKAKEILLAGTVLRAEEALRISLITEIHEAPELMDAAHKLADRIGRQDPLAVRITKSVFHAPAEAHPLIDTLAQGILFESQAKFDRMQAFLDKKSAKASQDSATDDADPTHDRTQK, encoded by the coding sequence ATGGCACTGAACCCGGAAGACTTCACCACCCTCTTGCTCGAGGACCGCGAAGACCGCCTCACGGTTCTGCTGAACCGCCCCGAGGTCCGTAACGCGATTGACCAGACCATGGTGGACGAACTCCACCAGGTCTGCGCCGAGCTGGAGAGGAACCCCAAAGTACTGATCATCGCCGGGACCGACGGTGTTTTCGCCTCCGGAGCCGATATTGGGCAGCTGCGCGAACGTCGCCGCGATGACGCCCTGCAAGGAATCAACTCCACCATTTTTGTGCGCATCGCCAAACTTCCCATGCCCGTTATCGCGGCCTTGGATGGCTATTGCCTGGGTGGTGGCGCTGAGCTCGCCTATGCAGCGGACTTCCGCATTGGTACTCCGAGTGTCCGGATTGGAAACCCGGAGACGGGACTGGGGATCCTCGCCGCGGCGGGTGCCAGTTGGCGACTCAAGGAACTCGTGGGAGAGCCAAAGGCCAAGGAAATCCTCTTGGCCGGGACTGTGCTGCGGGCAGAAGAAGCCCTCCGGATCAGCCTCATCACAGAGATTCATGAAGCTCCGGAGCTGATGGATGCGGCGCACAAGCTGGCCGACCGGATTGGACGCCAGGATCCCTTGGCGGTCCGCATCACCAAATCCGTCTTCCATGCCCCCGCCGAGGCCCACCCGCTCATCGACACTCTCGCCCAGGGAATTCTCTTCGAGTCCCAGGCCAAGTTCGACCGCATGCAGGCGTTCCTCGACAAAAAGTCGGCCAAGGCTTCGCAAGATTCCGCAACCGATGATGCCGACCCGACTCACGACAGGACCCAGAAATGA
- a CDS encoding pentapeptide repeat-containing protein — MAAAKIAAPKISPVRLEELRDDDAPDFQRGERYDGVRWTKVSADGEELSGSDFIECELNGVSFNEAQLRGATFRECILAEPYAPIFTAARSSWQDVEISNPRWGSAELYEGNWRSVRIDGGKLDYVNLRGSKLMDVQISDCIINELDLGACAGTRIALKNCTIGTLDVTGAKLKDVDLRTSEFRGINGLAGLAGVIIDDYQLSLMAPLLAGHLGIRVV; from the coding sequence ATGGCGGCTGCGAAGATTGCAGCACCCAAAATTTCCCCTGTCCGCCTGGAAGAACTGCGCGACGACGACGCCCCCGACTTCCAGCGCGGCGAACGGTATGACGGTGTCCGGTGGACCAAGGTCTCCGCTGACGGGGAGGAACTGAGTGGTTCGGACTTTATCGAGTGTGAGCTGAACGGTGTCTCCTTCAATGAAGCCCAGCTGCGCGGGGCCACGTTCCGTGAGTGCATTCTGGCCGAACCTTACGCGCCCATCTTCACAGCGGCGCGAAGCTCGTGGCAGGACGTGGAGATCAGCAACCCGCGATGGGGTTCGGCCGAACTCTACGAGGGAAACTGGCGCTCCGTCCGGATCGACGGCGGCAAGCTGGACTATGTAAACCTCCGGGGCTCCAAGCTGATGGATGTGCAGATCTCCGATTGCATCATCAATGAGTTGGACCTCGGTGCCTGCGCCGGGACCAGAATCGCGCTGAAGAACTGCACCATCGGCACCTTGGATGTCACGGGAGCCAAGCTGAAGGACGTGGACCTGCGGACCTCCGAGTTCCGGGGCATCAACGGACTGGCTGGCTTGGCGGGCGTCATTATTGACGACTATCAACTGAGCCTCATGGCGCCCCTTTTGGCGGGCCACCTGGGGATCCGGGTGGTTTGA
- a CDS encoding AMP-dependent synthetase/ligase: MREFTSPPLVDTANHRNATELLMHRFRTNPGHIAFEVREAAITGPWRQVTTGQFVDEVRALAKGFIAAGIQPGESLAIMSPTRYEWALADMAAWFAGAVVVPVYETSAAPQVTAILADADVRLAVGGSAEHAALLEQGFNQAGIHPLGIWTLDASPGADIADLVSRGVEVPDSVVEDRRLLADLDSVATIVYTSGTTAAPKGALITHGNFVGQVLNVAGAYTEVVREGGNTIIFLPMAHVLARGLQLICLANGMRIAHLSDPRDVVPALGALKPTFLVVVPRVLQKIQASAAAAATQKKLGRVWAAAQRTAVEWGRFAEAHDADPRLRATAGLRIRRALFDRLFYARLRNLVGGRLGYLLSGAGALDAELSLFFRGLGLPVIEGYGLTETTAPLTGNLPGSINSGSVGVPMPGTTVRLSAEGEVLARGVGVFAGYRRASDDAEAFVDGYFRTGDLGELDHLGRLTLKGRIKDVIVTAGGKTISPSIWEGYVEGDPLVAHAVMVGEGKPYLGGLVLLDPESLAAWAEREGIADLKGLRIPEDGGAVQIEDVRLLALIGQAVSDANSKIARSEQVRRFVLLLTDLTEANGIVTPTMKLKRGAFTERARHIVDNLYADPRRQG, encoded by the coding sequence TTGAGGGAATTTACATCGCCGCCGCTGGTCGACACCGCCAACCACCGCAATGCCACAGAACTCCTGATGCACCGCTTCCGGACCAATCCAGGCCACATCGCCTTCGAGGTCCGGGAGGCGGCGATCACCGGGCCGTGGAGGCAGGTAACCACCGGGCAGTTCGTGGACGAAGTCCGGGCGCTGGCCAAGGGATTCATTGCTGCGGGAATCCAGCCGGGTGAGTCTTTGGCCATCATGTCCCCCACCCGGTACGAGTGGGCACTGGCCGACATGGCAGCCTGGTTCGCCGGCGCCGTCGTGGTTCCTGTCTATGAAACCTCAGCGGCCCCGCAGGTAACGGCGATCCTGGCCGATGCCGATGTCCGCCTTGCCGTGGGCGGCAGCGCAGAGCACGCGGCCTTGCTGGAACAAGGGTTCAACCAGGCAGGCATCCATCCGCTGGGGATATGGACCCTCGATGCCAGCCCTGGCGCCGACATTGCTGACCTGGTGTCGCGCGGTGTTGAAGTCCCGGACAGTGTTGTGGAGGATCGGCGCCTGCTGGCCGACCTCGATTCCGTGGCCACCATTGTGTATACCTCCGGCACCACCGCGGCCCCCAAGGGCGCCCTCATCACGCATGGCAACTTCGTGGGACAAGTGCTGAACGTGGCAGGTGCCTACACCGAGGTAGTCCGCGAGGGCGGCAACACCATCATTTTCCTGCCCATGGCGCACGTTTTGGCGCGCGGGCTCCAACTGATCTGCCTGGCCAACGGCATGAGGATCGCGCACCTTTCAGATCCCCGGGACGTCGTCCCTGCGCTGGGAGCCCTGAAGCCCACGTTCCTGGTGGTGGTCCCGCGCGTGCTGCAGAAAATCCAGGCGTCCGCCGCTGCCGCTGCCACGCAGAAAAAGCTCGGCCGTGTGTGGGCCGCGGCCCAGCGAACCGCTGTGGAGTGGGGACGGTTCGCTGAAGCGCACGACGCCGACCCTCGCCTGCGTGCCACCGCCGGCCTCCGCATCCGGCGGGCTTTGTTCGACCGCCTCTTCTATGCCCGGCTCCGGAACCTGGTGGGTGGGCGGCTCGGCTACCTGCTGTCCGGCGCCGGTGCGCTCGATGCTGAACTGTCCCTCTTCTTCCGTGGACTGGGACTTCCGGTGATCGAGGGCTACGGCCTCACCGAAACAACGGCCCCGTTGACGGGAAACCTGCCGGGGTCCATCAATTCCGGATCCGTGGGCGTCCCGATGCCCGGAACCACCGTGCGCCTTTCGGCTGAGGGGGAGGTGCTGGCCCGCGGCGTTGGTGTCTTCGCCGGCTACCGCCGGGCGTCGGACGATGCCGAAGCGTTCGTGGACGGGTATTTCCGGACCGGTGACCTGGGCGAGCTGGATCACTTGGGAAGGCTCACCCTCAAGGGCCGGATCAAGGATGTGATTGTCACCGCCGGTGGAAAGACCATTTCGCCATCCATCTGGGAAGGCTACGTTGAAGGCGATCCATTGGTAGCCCACGCCGTGATGGTGGGGGAGGGCAAACCATATCTGGGCGGACTGGTGCTGCTGGACCCCGAATCGTTGGCAGCGTGGGCGGAGCGCGAGGGCATCGCCGACCTCAAGGGGCTGCGGATTCCAGAGGACGGCGGCGCTGTCCAAATAGAGGACGTCCGGCTTCTTGCGCTCATTGGCCAGGCCGTTAGTGACGCCAATTCGAAAATTGCCCGCTCGGAGCAGGTGAGGCGGTTCGTCCTGCTCCTGACCGACCTCACGGAGGCCAACGGGATCGTGACACCCACCATGAAGCTCAAACGTGGCGCCTTTACCGAACGCGCCAGGCACATTGTGGACAACCTCTACGCAGACCCCCGGCGCCAAGGATGA
- a CDS encoding DUF1295 domain-containing protein, with protein sequence MKDSDRKGLIALPVVVLLGALVAVAGSHNGASVAGIPLFAAAVAGAFIIQWLVFIPSFKAQTEKYFDLTGSLTYVAITLLLVIATPGIDARSLLLAAMVAAWALRLGTFLSRRIHKAGKDDRFDDIKPSLVRFLNVWTIQGLWVVFTAAAAWVAITSTNRVGLDWLAILGFLMWAAGFAIEIVADKQKSRFQSDPANKGKFISTGLWAKSRHPNYFGEILLWTGVAIIAIPVLQGWQWVALISPVFVTLLLTKVSGIPLLEKKADKTWGGEAGYEEYKKSTPVLIPKFG encoded by the coding sequence GTGAAGGATTCAGACAGGAAGGGCCTGATTGCCCTTCCCGTGGTGGTACTGCTGGGCGCGCTCGTCGCCGTGGCCGGAAGCCACAATGGGGCAAGCGTGGCCGGAATTCCGCTCTTTGCGGCAGCAGTCGCCGGAGCGTTCATCATTCAATGGCTGGTGTTCATCCCCTCCTTCAAAGCCCAGACGGAGAAGTACTTCGATCTCACCGGCTCCCTGACATACGTGGCCATCACCCTTCTTCTGGTGATTGCCACGCCCGGGATCGATGCCCGCTCGCTCCTCCTCGCCGCCATGGTTGCCGCTTGGGCGCTGCGGCTGGGCACCTTCCTCTCCCGCCGGATCCACAAGGCCGGCAAGGACGACCGCTTCGACGACATCAAGCCATCGTTGGTTCGCTTCCTCAACGTGTGGACCATCCAAGGACTCTGGGTAGTCTTCACGGCGGCTGCGGCATGGGTGGCCATCACCAGCACCAACCGGGTAGGGCTCGACTGGCTGGCGATCCTCGGATTCCTGATGTGGGCTGCAGGATTCGCCATTGAGATCGTGGCCGACAAGCAGAAGAGCCGCTTCCAGTCCGACCCCGCCAATAAGGGCAAGTTCATCTCCACAGGGCTGTGGGCCAAATCCAGGCACCCGAACTACTTCGGAGAGATCCTCCTGTGGACCGGCGTGGCCATTATCGCCATCCCCGTGCTCCAAGGCTGGCAGTGGGTGGCACTGATTTCCCCGGTATTCGTCACCCTCCTGCTCACCAAAGTCAGCGGCATCCCCCTCCTGGAAAAGAAGGCCGACAAAACCTGGGGCGGCGAGGCCGGGTACGAGGAGTACAAGAAGAGCACTCCGGTGTTGATCCCCAAGTTCGGTTAG
- a CDS encoding acetyl-CoA C-acyltransferase: MVEAFLVGGARTPVGRYGGALSSVRPDDLAALVVREAVARAGVDPDSIDEVILGNANGAGEENRNVARMATILAGLPLHIPGITVNRLCASGLSAIIMASHMIKSGAADIVVAGGVESMSRAPWVQEKPTTAFAKPGQIFDTSIGWRFANPLFSKGELSRDGKMTYSMPETAEEVGRVDNISREDADAFAVRSHQLALAAIAGGRFKDEIVPVTVKTRKSETVVDTDEGPREGTTMDVLAGLRPVVPGGSVVTAGNSSSLNDGASAIIVASEAAIKRFGLTPRARIIDGASAGCEPEIMGIGPVPATQKVLARTGLTVDQLGAVELNEAFATQSLASMRRLGLNPEIVNNDGGAISLGHPLGSSGSRIAITLLGRMERELTSTTGPKLGLATMCIGVGQGTAMLLEGM; this comes from the coding sequence ATGGTCGAGGCTTTTCTTGTTGGCGGCGCACGAACGCCTGTAGGTCGCTATGGCGGGGCTCTGTCCTCGGTCCGTCCCGACGACCTCGCAGCACTGGTGGTCCGGGAAGCAGTGGCGCGTGCCGGCGTCGACCCTGACTCCATCGATGAGGTGATCCTCGGCAACGCCAACGGCGCCGGCGAGGAAAACCGGAACGTTGCCCGCATGGCCACGATCCTGGCCGGACTTCCCCTCCACATCCCCGGCATCACCGTGAACCGCCTCTGTGCCTCGGGCCTCAGCGCGATCATCATGGCCAGCCACATGATCAAGTCGGGAGCGGCGGACATCGTGGTGGCCGGTGGCGTTGAGTCCATGAGCCGGGCCCCTTGGGTGCAGGAGAAGCCGACCACCGCGTTCGCCAAGCCCGGCCAGATCTTCGACACCTCCATCGGCTGGCGCTTCGCCAACCCGCTCTTCAGCAAGGGCGAGCTCTCCCGGGACGGCAAGATGACCTACTCCATGCCCGAAACGGCGGAGGAAGTGGGTCGTGTGGACAACATCTCCCGGGAAGACGCTGACGCCTTTGCTGTCCGCTCCCATCAGCTGGCCCTCGCAGCCATCGCCGGCGGACGGTTCAAGGATGAAATCGTTCCCGTGACCGTCAAGACGAGGAAGTCCGAGACCGTGGTGGACACCGACGAGGGCCCCCGCGAGGGCACCACCATGGATGTCCTGGCAGGGTTGCGACCCGTCGTCCCCGGTGGATCCGTGGTCACGGCCGGCAACTCCTCCTCGCTCAATGACGGCGCCTCAGCCATCATCGTCGCCTCCGAAGCGGCCATCAAGAGGTTCGGACTGACACCGCGCGCACGGATCATCGACGGCGCGTCTGCCGGGTGTGAGCCCGAAATCATGGGCATTGGCCCGGTTCCGGCCACGCAAAAGGTCCTGGCCCGCACCGGCCTCACCGTGGACCAGCTGGGGGCCGTGGAACTCAACGAAGCCTTCGCCACGCAGTCGCTTGCCAGCATGCGCCGCCTCGGCTTGAACCCGGAGATTGTGAACAACGACGGCGGCGCCATCAGTTTGGGTCACCCCCTCGGTTCCAGCGGCTCACGGATCGCAATCACATTGCTTGGCCGGATGGAACGCGAGCTCACCTCTACTACGGGACCGAAGCTTGGACTGGCGACGATGTGCATCGGCGTTGGACAGGGAACCGCGATGCTGCTGGAAGGCATGTAA
- a CDS encoding FAD-dependent oxidoreductase, which translates to MKKQLVVVGNGMAGARVVEEILARGGADLFEITMFGEEPYANYSRLMLSHVLSGEESVADIFLNSLPWYQANNITLHAGVRVDRIDKFSRHVFAADGRVVQYDHLIIATGSRPYLPSMEGLYSPSGTLRRGIFTFRNMEDTRRIMKFAGLGQRSDEQSRAVVVGGGFSGLAAARGLRAAGMDVRVVHSGSHLMSAQLGPDDAATLRRSVEALGIRVHTGSRTTAIRGADRITGVGLNDQPDLDCDMVVLAAGKRPKVDVAVVSGLAVERGIVVDDHMRVLDEEGIHAVGECAQHRGEVYGQVAPVWEQAAVLADQLTGWDWRSMYLGSSVLCPQPPVACVTGIPVNPVR; encoded by the coding sequence ATGAAGAAGCAACTGGTGGTGGTCGGAAACGGTATGGCCGGCGCCCGGGTTGTGGAAGAAATTCTGGCAAGGGGCGGTGCCGATCTCTTTGAGATCACCATGTTCGGCGAGGAGCCCTATGCAAACTACAGCAGGCTCATGCTCAGCCATGTCCTCTCGGGGGAGGAGAGCGTGGCGGACATTTTCCTCAACTCCCTGCCCTGGTACCAGGCGAACAACATCACCCTCCATGCCGGGGTCCGGGTGGACCGGATCGATAAGTTCAGCCGGCACGTCTTCGCCGCCGATGGCCGGGTGGTCCAGTACGACCACCTGATCATCGCTACCGGCAGCCGCCCTTACCTGCCATCCATGGAGGGGCTGTATTCGCCCAGCGGAACGCTCCGGCGGGGCATTTTTACTTTCCGGAACATGGAAGATACCCGCAGGATCATGAAGTTCGCCGGGCTCGGGCAGCGCAGTGATGAGCAAAGCAGGGCAGTGGTGGTTGGTGGCGGTTTTTCAGGTTTGGCGGCAGCCCGGGGACTGCGTGCAGCCGGCATGGATGTCCGCGTGGTCCACTCGGGCAGCCACCTGATGAGCGCGCAGTTGGGTCCCGACGACGCTGCAACACTGCGGCGAAGCGTTGAGGCGCTGGGAATCAGGGTGCACACAGGAAGCCGGACCACCGCGATCCGGGGGGCGGACAGGATCACCGGGGTGGGGCTGAACGACCAGCCGGACCTCGACTGCGACATGGTGGTGCTCGCCGCAGGGAAAAGACCCAAGGTCGATGTCGCCGTCGTGAGCGGTTTGGCAGTGGAGCGGGGGATCGTGGTTGATGACCATATGCGGGTTTTGGATGAGGAAGGAATCCATGCCGTGGGGGAGTGCGCGCAGCACCGCGGTGAGGTCTATGGGCAGGTGGCACCTGTGTGGGAGCAGGCCGCCGTGCTGGCTGACCAGCTCACGGGTTGGGATTGGCGTTCGATGTATCTCGGGTCCTCCGTCCTTTGTCCACAGCCCCCTGTTGCCTGCGTCACGGGCATTCCGGTTAATCCCGTAAGATAG
- a CDS encoding molybdopterin oxidoreductase: MIIQNLFLQGIYNFEGTGLDKPIPLHAELSHFVPDGVINQTLYFRGGNSSAELITVVLMRDRLPLRYFPIGAKSDVHIPLRVVEDTEGGSVIELFIVAPAGVRGYVVVDLGMVEH, encoded by the coding sequence GTGATCATCCAGAACCTCTTCCTGCAGGGCATCTACAACTTCGAAGGCACGGGGCTGGATAAGCCGATTCCGCTGCACGCCGAGCTTTCACACTTTGTTCCGGACGGTGTGATCAACCAGACGCTCTACTTCCGCGGCGGTAATTCGAGCGCGGAACTGATCACCGTGGTGCTGATGCGCGACCGCCTTCCCCTGCGCTATTTTCCGATCGGGGCCAAGAGCGATGTCCACATTCCGCTGCGGGTAGTGGAGGACACTGAGGGCGGCTCGGTGATCGAACTGTTCATCGTGGCCCCGGCCGGCGTTCGGGGTTACGTGGTGGTGGACCTTGGCATGGTGGAGCACTGA
- a CDS encoding MarR family transcriptional regulator: protein MQNDEKATGGFGHPASGTLQGLFGLANETERKVARALELNLTDYRALTVLADSGPVTVGSLASELGSTAATTTALVSRLESHGYVERLRSTEDRRQVHVNVTEAASRRIKDLMRPLLSAANAQLDALPTDQQVVVVEFLDAVRNLMEDHLQSLSMADTR from the coding sequence ATGCAAAACGATGAAAAGGCTACCGGCGGGTTCGGCCATCCAGCCTCCGGGACCTTGCAGGGCTTGTTTGGGCTCGCCAATGAGACCGAGCGGAAAGTAGCCCGCGCCTTGGAGCTCAACCTCACTGATTACAGGGCTCTCACCGTGCTGGCCGACTCCGGCCCGGTCACGGTCGGATCCCTCGCCTCGGAGTTGGGTTCGACGGCGGCCACCACCACGGCCTTGGTTAGTCGCCTTGAGTCCCACGGCTACGTGGAACGGCTCCGCAGCACCGAGGACAGGCGCCAAGTGCACGTCAACGTCACCGAGGCCGCATCACGCCGGATCAAAGACCTGATGCGGCCCCTCCTCTCTGCCGCCAACGCCCAACTGGACGCTTTGCCCACCGACCAGCAGGTCGTCGTCGTGGAATTCCTGGACGCCGTCCGGAACCTTATGGAGGATCACTTGCAGTCCCTCTCCATGGCGGACACCCGTTGA
- a CDS encoding amino acid permease: MPQSTPTDLQSSKASSAASGSTLSAEGYQKTLSRRHVTMIAMGGAIGVGLFMGAGGRLASTGPALIFSYAIAGVIAYLLMRALGELIMYRQTSGSFVSYAGEMFGKKGAFLSGWMYFINWAMTGIAELIAIGLYFQFFFPNVPIELSAIAALVLLVAVNLFSVKAFGEFEFWASCLKVAAILIFLAVGTFMVVTNAKVGDGHASVANLFHEDGGMFPKGGLVMILVLNAVIFAYNAIELVGITAGEMENPEREVPKAIRAVVIRIVVFYVGSVTLLAMLLPSDQYVAGTSPFVTVFGQMGLGWMGDVMNMIVITAALSSCNSGLYSIGRIFRTMANNGHAPQWLTKMSTRHVPYAAILAIGGVYLVGILLNIWLGGSHAFDLALNTASIGVIFTWGSIFASQIALRKKRGNVSSLPMPGSPWTSWLGLIALLAITVLIGFDTMTDKATGEVFLLGLWTLATIPFFALVLWLGWQKVKNNQPKSELFS, encoded by the coding sequence GTGCCGCAAAGTACTCCCACAGATCTCCAGAGCTCCAAGGCCTCATCCGCCGCCTCGGGCTCAACCCTCAGCGCTGAGGGATACCAGAAGACCCTGAGCCGCCGCCATGTCACCATGATCGCCATGGGCGGCGCCATCGGCGTCGGCCTCTTCATGGGTGCCGGTGGGCGCCTGGCCTCCACCGGTCCGGCCCTGATCTTCTCCTATGCCATTGCCGGCGTCATCGCTTACCTGCTGATGCGCGCGCTCGGTGAACTCATCATGTACCGCCAGACCTCGGGCTCTTTTGTGAGCTACGCCGGTGAAATGTTCGGCAAGAAGGGCGCGTTCCTTTCAGGCTGGATGTACTTCATCAACTGGGCCATGACAGGCATCGCCGAACTGATTGCCATTGGCCTGTACTTCCAGTTCTTCTTCCCGAATGTCCCCATTGAACTGTCCGCCATCGCTGCGCTGGTGCTGCTGGTGGCCGTGAACCTGTTCAGTGTCAAGGCGTTCGGCGAGTTCGAATTCTGGGCGTCCTGCCTCAAGGTCGCCGCGATCCTGATCTTCCTTGCCGTGGGCACTTTCATGGTGGTCACCAACGCCAAGGTGGGCGATGGCCATGCATCCGTGGCCAACCTCTTCCACGAAGACGGCGGCATGTTCCCCAAGGGTGGCCTGGTGATGATCCTGGTCCTGAACGCCGTGATCTTCGCTTACAACGCCATCGAACTGGTCGGCATTACCGCAGGCGAGATGGAAAACCCGGAACGCGAAGTTCCCAAGGCGATCCGCGCCGTCGTGATCCGCATTGTGGTTTTCTACGTCGGTTCGGTGACGCTGCTCGCCATGCTCCTGCCCTCTGACCAGTACGTTGCCGGCACCTCGCCGTTCGTTACCGTCTTCGGCCAGATGGGCCTGGGCTGGATGGGTGATGTGATGAACATGATCGTCATCACCGCAGCACTGTCCTCCTGCAACTCGGGCCTGTACTCGATCGGCCGCATCTTCCGCACCATGGCCAACAACGGCCACGCACCCCAGTGGCTCACCAAAATGTCCACCCGCCATGTGCCCTATGCTGCCATTCTTGCGATCGGCGGCGTCTACCTCGTGGGCATCCTCCTGAACATCTGGCTGGGTGGTTCGCACGCCTTCGACCTCGCGTTGAACACGGCCTCCATCGGCGTGATCTTCACGTGGGGTTCGATCTTCGCAAGCCAGATTGCCCTGCGGAAAAAGCGCGGCAATGTCTCCAGCCTGCCGATGCCCGGTTCGCCGTGGACCAGCTGGCTCGGACTTATCGCGCTGCTGGCCATCACGGTGCTGATCGGGTTCGACACCATGACCGACAAAGCCACCGGCGAGGTCTTCCTGCTGGGTCTGTGGACCCTCGCCACCATTCCGTTCTTCGCCCTGGTCCTGTGGCTCGGGTGGCAGAAGGTCAAGAACAACCAGCCCAAGAGCGAGCTTTTCAGCTAA
- a CDS encoding DUF2177 family protein, whose protein sequence is MNAGLKRWLLSYALAAAVFAAIDVVWILTVAQRQYESQIGHLLASSPHPVGAVLFYLVFVSGIVQYGVRPGKADITLRRRILGGALFGFFTYSTWALTALAILKDFPALVAVTDILWGVGVCAVVTWLTALVGTVRGRV, encoded by the coding sequence ATGAACGCGGGCCTGAAACGCTGGCTTCTGTCCTACGCCCTGGCCGCGGCGGTCTTTGCCGCGATCGACGTCGTCTGGATCCTCACGGTGGCGCAACGGCAATATGAAAGCCAGATTGGGCACCTCCTGGCGTCCAGCCCGCACCCGGTCGGGGCAGTGCTGTTTTATCTGGTCTTTGTCTCCGGCATTGTCCAGTACGGGGTGAGGCCGGGGAAAGCTGACATCACCCTGCGCAGGAGGATCCTCGGTGGAGCCCTGTTCGGATTCTTCACCTACTCCACCTGGGCTTTGACTGCGCTCGCCATCCTTAAGGACTTCCCTGCACTGGTGGCCGTGACGGATATCCTCTGGGGCGTGGGAGTCTGCGCCGTTGTCACTTGGCTGACTGCCCTGGTGGGGACTGTCAGGGGTCGGGTCTAG